In Arthrobacter sp. QXT-31, one genomic interval encodes:
- a CDS encoding phage portal protein yields the protein MTSPDGGSGNRSHRPTKRRTRQRQQQYPFAFFFGVSLGIFSKKSGLLDFATQSAYSTEPLAQSIWSPSTLQSVLFPNAGGNTTLPATVDEAMAIPAVSAAIGIYSGITSRFPLSATEGADWLSNTQPGAVTPQLRIAATVQDLIFFNAAVWFVSRDSEGNVADAIRVHPNRWSIDAEGSVLIDGKPFDQKNLIYIAGLKPQGFLAAGRYTIRHAAALEQTILNRSLTPSPITVIKELHPNEATDEEVTKAQEDFANSRRNPNGGVVIVPYGLEVAPYGGADENNQLLISARMACRTDLANHLNISSAMVDGLTGNSDQYTNALQSKSELLELSLKLFTQPIADRLSQDDVTPPGVKVNFDYSEYEVVTDAKGNLGTSTEGNIDE from the coding sequence ATGACATCCCCGGACGGTGGGAGCGGTAATCGTTCCCACCGTCCAACCAAACGACGCACAAGACAAAGACAACAGCAGTATCCGTTTGCCTTTTTCTTTGGAGTTAGTTTGGGAATTTTTAGCAAGAAGTCAGGTCTTCTCGACTTCGCTACTCAGAGCGCCTATTCGACTGAGCCGCTTGCTCAGTCCATCTGGTCACCCTCCACTCTTCAGAGCGTCCTCTTCCCAAACGCAGGCGGCAACACCACGCTTCCGGCCACTGTCGATGAAGCCATGGCTATCCCTGCCGTGTCTGCCGCTATCGGAATCTACAGCGGTATCACCAGCCGCTTCCCTCTAAGTGCCACAGAAGGCGCTGACTGGCTATCCAACACTCAGCCCGGAGCCGTCACACCACAGCTCCGCATTGCCGCAACAGTCCAAGACCTGATCTTTTTCAACGCTGCCGTTTGGTTTGTCTCCCGCGATTCTGAGGGCAACGTTGCCGATGCAATCCGAGTTCACCCGAACCGCTGGAGCATCGACGCAGAAGGTTCCGTACTCATCGACGGCAAGCCTTTCGATCAGAAAAACCTCATCTACATTGCCGGTCTAAAGCCTCAGGGCTTCCTTGCCGCTGGCCGCTACACAATCCGCCATGCTGCCGCCCTAGAGCAGACCATCCTTAACCGCTCGCTCACGCCTTCCCCGATCACGGTCATCAAGGAATTGCATCCGAACGAAGCCACCGACGAAGAGGTCACCAAAGCCCAAGAGGACTTCGCCAATTCCCGTCGTAACCCTAATGGCGGCGTCGTCATCGTTCCCTATGGCCTTGAAGTTGCGCCCTATGGCGGCGCTGACGAGAACAATCAGCTTCTTATTTCAGCCCGAATGGCTTGCAGGACTGACCTAGCAAACCACCTGAACATTTCTTCAGCAATGGTGGACGGCCTTACCGGCAATTCTGACCAATATACCAACGCCCTGCAATCAAAGTCGGAATTGCTTGAACTCAGTTTGAAGCTTTTCACTCAACCAATTGCTGACCGTCTTTCACAGGACGACGTAACCCCTCCCGGCGTAAAGGTGAATTTCGACTATTCCGAATACGAAGTGGTCACCGATGCAAAGGGAAATCTAGGCACTTCCACTGAAGGAAATATCGATGAGTAA
- a CDS encoding phage terminase large subunit family protein, with amino-acid sequence MSAAALRGAEMLGWKLHPHQLALANQLDNRIETNAICWPRRAGKSTILWAYIVGFADLNEDAEILVTAQSGMKSRDRYMSAARLLDRHCPEDAGGPRILRGASDLSMHFPNGSRIHSISPDPDNFRGDSASIILIDEMQALDPERTEDIRQGAAPLFDTVEDGMFLLAGTPGRQRAGWYWNALEAGRQGMAGHFTSEYAAPEHADIEDEAIWLATHPGIGTLTTLEKMRARRAGLTTPQWSMEYMGQWPPDLVTRALPETLWKATASAPEAPPESDWVLGFDCAIDGSTASLTASWIDADGKARMQTMDHRAGTNWVAGELAKALKEYPRLDIAYDPIGFNVQVAQALGRIPRTNTNRLRALTLKEVGAGAAFISQSLADGTLKHSTSASLDTAAEHVCWRWSGETRLFGRKTSTADISALCAGSAALFIAAGKREKQPYKRREAVLL; translated from the coding sequence GTGAGCGCCGCCGCGCTTAGAGGCGCTGAAATGCTTGGCTGGAAGCTCCACCCTCACCAGCTCGCACTAGCGAACCAGCTCGACAACCGCATTGAGACGAACGCTATTTGCTGGCCGCGTAGGGCTGGAAAGTCAACAATCCTTTGGGCGTACATCGTCGGCTTCGCTGACCTGAACGAAGACGCTGAAATCCTTGTAACAGCTCAGTCCGGAATGAAGAGCCGTGACCGCTACATGTCCGCTGCTCGTTTGCTGGACCGACACTGCCCGGAGGACGCCGGAGGACCGAGGATTCTTCGCGGAGCTTCAGACCTTTCGATGCACTTCCCTAACGGCTCCCGCATTCACTCCATCTCCCCTGACCCTGACAACTTCCGAGGCGACAGCGCCAGCATCATTCTCATTGACGAGATGCAGGCTCTTGACCCTGAGAGGACAGAGGACATCCGTCAGGGTGCCGCTCCCCTGTTCGACACGGTAGAAGACGGAATGTTCCTGCTAGCGGGTACTCCGGGCAGACAGAGGGCGGGCTGGTACTGGAACGCTCTTGAGGCAGGCCGTCAGGGAATGGCCGGACACTTCACTTCCGAATACGCAGCTCCGGAGCATGCAGACATTGAAGACGAAGCTATCTGGCTTGCCACTCATCCCGGTATCGGAACGCTGACGACGCTTGAGAAAATGCGCGCACGCCGAGCTGGTCTGACGACGCCGCAATGGAGCATGGAGTATATGGGCCAATGGCCCCCGGATCTGGTCACAAGAGCCCTTCCGGAAACGCTCTGGAAGGCCACTGCAAGCGCCCCTGAGGCTCCCCCGGAGAGTGATTGGGTACTCGGTTTCGACTGTGCAATCGACGGCTCTACAGCGTCTCTGACGGCTTCGTGGATTGATGCTGACGGTAAGGCAAGAATGCAGACAATGGACCACCGAGCCGGAACGAATTGGGTGGCCGGAGAGCTGGCAAAGGCGCTGAAGGAATACCCGAGGCTTGATATCGCGTATGACCCAATCGGCTTCAATGTTCAGGTTGCACAGGCTCTAGGCCGCATTCCCCGTACCAATACAAACCGTCTCCGTGCGCTGACGCTAAAGGAAGTCGGAGCCGGTGCCGCATTCATCTCACAATCACTCGCTGACGGAACACTGAAGCACTCCACATCGGCCTCTCTGGATACCGCAGCCGAGCACGTGTGTTGGAGATGGAGCGGTGAAACCCGTCTTTTTGGACGCAAAACAAGTACGGCTGATATCTCCGCACTTTGCGCTGGATCTGCCGCCCTCTTTATTGCTGCCGGAAAGCGCGAAAAACAGCCATACAAACGCCGTGAAGCAGTGCTTCTATAG
- a CDS encoding HNH endonuclease signature motif containing protein produces the protein MTLTRKGDTTVSENKWAGRKVTTARAKLTHLLPSPCYRCGRTITGDPQIDGDTWDVDHATSRVEGGGHDLQNLAISHSLCNRRHGGKLGNQRKAKAKTIRMIESERTVKFWSVADLKSLIRVFQRRHDNPAARPLSFLSPKVAA, from the coding sequence GTGACGCTGACCCGTAAGGGAGATACCACTGTGTCCGAAAACAAATGGGCTGGCCGTAAGGTCACCACTGCTAGAGCTAAGCTCACCCACCTACTCCCCTCCCCTTGCTACCGATGTGGCCGCACCATCACCGGAGATCCACAGATAGACGGAGACACATGGGATGTGGACCACGCAACTTCACGCGTTGAAGGTGGAGGCCATGACCTTCAGAACCTAGCGATTAGCCATAGCCTCTGCAACCGCAGGCACGGCGGCAAGCTTGGCAATCAGCGCAAGGCCAAGGCCAAAACAATTCGCATGATTGAATCCGAGCGCACCGTGAAGTTCTGGTCAGTCGCGGATCTGAAATCACTGATCCGAGTTTTCCAGCGAAGGCACGATAACCCTGCCGCCCGGCCGCTATCTTTTCTCTCACCGAAGGTCGCAGCGTGA